From a single Paenibacillus sp. FSL R5-0345 genomic region:
- a CDS encoding glycoside hydrolase family 16 protein, which produces MNKLVWEQNFLASNTDLKLWNIRHGNDLLDNNGNPIDPGWGNGEQQYYTDHSSNLYIDEFGLNLCARSESIEKDGRHFGYTSARLDTKDRFSFCYGKLVVRARLPLGQGIWPAIWLLPQEQVYGHWPASGEIDIMEAKGRLPQQISGTLHYGKDWEHQIVEEFSYQFENGTINEFRDYALEWDASSIRWLVDGHCFAERRQEPGVMPFDEPFYLVLNLAVGGWYDNVAVDESALPAIMTVSGIWLYQ; this is translated from the coding sequence ATGAACAAGCTTGTATGGGAACAAAATTTCTTAGCTAGTAATACTGATCTGAAGTTATGGAATATTCGCCATGGCAACGACTTGCTAGATAACAATGGTAATCCAATAGACCCAGGTTGGGGCAACGGTGAGCAGCAGTATTACACGGATCATTCCAGCAACCTATATATCGATGAATTTGGCTTAAACTTGTGTGCGCGCAGCGAATCCATTGAAAAGGATGGGCGGCATTTTGGATATACCTCGGCCCGTTTGGATACAAAGGACCGTTTTTCCTTTTGCTATGGTAAGTTAGTCGTGCGTGCAAGGCTGCCGTTAGGGCAAGGGATATGGCCTGCCATTTGGCTGCTTCCGCAGGAACAAGTTTACGGGCATTGGCCAGCTTCCGGCGAGATTGATATCATGGAAGCCAAAGGCCGCTTACCCCAGCAAATATCCGGAACGCTGCACTACGGAAAGGATTGGGAACATCAAATCGTCGAGGAGTTTTCGTACCAGTTTGAAAACGGGACGATTAATGAATTCCGTGATTATGCACTGGAATGGGATGCAAGTTCAATTCGATGGCTGGTAGATGGCCATTGCTTTGCTGAGCGTCGCCAGGAGCCGGGCGTGATGCCCTTTGATGAACCCTTTTATCTAGTGCTTAACCTTGCGGTGGGTGGCTGGTACGACAATGTGGCGGTGGACGAGTCTGCACTGCCAGCAATCATGACGGTTTCAGGGATATGGCTGTACCAATAA
- a CDS encoding ABC transporter permease: MFQYRTEQMKALVKQWQLQSMVIPGILWMFIFCYIPMFWLIIAFMDYSIAKPLLESPFIGLKHFHDFMTDERFWRSIRNTLGMSSIKLILGFPIPILFALMLNEIRSLRFKRTVQTISYLPHFIAWTIFGGIALNWLGEGGVINQLMMAIGFQEREILFNSDPKYFWWITYFTDILKETGWSAIIYIAAISGIDPGLYEAAELDGANRRQRMWHITIQSIRPTIAILFILAVSGILGSNFEQIFMLKNNMNMKMAESLDLYIYNMGLVSGRHSFSTAVLFARSIVALGLLFLANHTSKKLTGDSIF; this comes from the coding sequence ATGTTCCAATACAGAACGGAACAAATGAAAGCGCTTGTTAAACAGTGGCAATTGCAAAGCATGGTTATCCCGGGAATCCTCTGGATGTTTATCTTTTGTTATATCCCCATGTTTTGGCTCATTATTGCATTTATGGACTACAGCATCGCCAAACCCTTACTAGAATCACCGTTTATAGGGCTGAAGCATTTTCACGATTTTATGACAGATGAGCGTTTTTGGCGTTCGATCCGCAATACCCTGGGGATGAGCAGTATTAAGCTGATCTTGGGTTTCCCCATTCCTATCTTGTTTGCCTTAATGCTTAATGAAATACGGAGTCTTCGATTTAAGCGTACGGTACAAACCATTTCTTACCTGCCGCACTTTATTGCCTGGACGATTTTTGGTGGCATTGCACTCAATTGGCTCGGTGAAGGCGGTGTGATCAATCAGCTGATGATGGCAATCGGGTTTCAGGAACGCGAAATTCTGTTTAACAGCGACCCTAAGTACTTTTGGTGGATTACCTATTTCACCGATATTTTGAAGGAAACGGGTTGGAGCGCCATTATCTACATAGCGGCAATATCCGGTATTGATCCGGGACTGTACGAAGCAGCCGAGCTGGATGGCGCAAATCGGCGGCAGCGAATGTGGCATATCACCATTCAGAGCATACGCCCCACCATCGCTATTTTGTTCATCCTCGCTGTCAGCGGGATACTCGGCAGTAACTTTGAGCAGATCTTTATGTTGAAGAACAACATGAACATGAAGATGGCGGAAAGCCTGGACTTGTATATCTATAATATGGGGTTGGTCTCCGGGCGCCATTCTTTCTCAACAGCCGTCCTGTTTGCCCGCTCTATTGTGGCGCTAGGTTTGTTGTTTTTGGCCAATCACACATCCAAAAAACTAACCGGTGACAGCATTTTTTAA
- a CDS encoding carbohydrate ABC transporter permease, giving the protein MERRKRFRQIGVFEVCNTLLMLAVCFLTLYPMWFVFINSLNAPQQASLGTVNWFPKELSLASYSVVFNDKTMMNGFYITTLRTVLGTAIHVFFTAVIAYGMSKSNLIGRKVYLKIALITMLFSGGLIPTFILMTKLGLYDNFWVFIIPSMYTFFNMVIFMSFFRTIPDSLEESAKVDGASDYGVLFRIVLPNSMAVIATISLFSAVYHWNDYYQGVIYIRSQELLPLQTMLYKIIAENSMSFMQQQAMAQFGARLPGNSIKFASMMVATLPILVVYPFIQRYLVKGVMIGAIKG; this is encoded by the coding sequence ATGGAAAGACGCAAGAGGTTTCGGCAAATCGGAGTATTTGAGGTCTGCAATACCCTGCTGATGCTGGCGGTTTGTTTTTTAACACTGTACCCGATGTGGTTTGTATTTATTAACTCACTTAATGCGCCGCAGCAAGCATCACTGGGCACCGTCAACTGGTTTCCCAAAGAATTATCGCTGGCCAGCTATAGTGTTGTGTTCAATGATAAGACGATGATGAACGGTTTTTACATCACCACCCTGCGCACGGTACTTGGGACAGCGATCCATGTATTCTTTACCGCCGTTATAGCTTATGGAATGAGCAAGTCTAATCTAATCGGCCGCAAAGTGTATCTCAAAATCGCATTGATTACAATGCTGTTCTCAGGCGGTCTAATCCCTACGTTTATTCTGATGACAAAGCTGGGCTTATATGATAATTTTTGGGTATTTATTATTCCTTCCATGTACACTTTTTTTAATATGGTCATTTTTATGAGCTTCTTCCGCACCATTCCTGACAGCCTGGAGGAATCTGCGAAGGTTGACGGCGCTTCAGACTATGGCGTCTTGTTCAGAATTGTATTGCCCAACAGTATGGCTGTCATTGCAACCATATCGCTTTTTTCAGCCGTTTATCATTGGAATGATTATTACCAGGGCGTTATCTACATCCGCTCGCAGGAATTACTGCCACTGCAGACCATGTTGTACAAAATTATTGCAGAGAACTCCATGTCTTTCATGCAGCAGCAAGCTATGGCACAATTCGGCGCTAGGTTGCCTGGCAACTCTATCAAATTTGCATCCATGATGGTAGCCACACTGCCAATTCTAGTTGTCTACCCCTTTATCCAGCGCTATCTGGTCAAAGGTGTGATGATTGGCGCCATTAAGGGATAA
- a CDS encoding extracellular solute-binding protein — MKRNLIKPGLTLVLAITLTLGMAACSNNSANNKATPQPTDSTSPPPNEATLNPDEPAWKLDTSPVDLTWFVGANWYAHTWGESLTSKYVTEKTGVNIKLEVPSGEANEHITLMMTSGKLPDLISMGSWETAVKKLWEGDHVYALNELADKYDPYFFKVAGDGTLKWYRQENGNTYGVPNDSYSPNLMHETGMTAANQTFLVRKDLYEEMGSPDLSTPEGFLNALQLLKDKYSQYKGQPISPFFAQGNVPYGMTEYLQNLLAVPHEKDGKVYDRITDPDYIAWLKTFRTAYERGLINVDFLVDSDTQVEEKTNNARYFMMVREWTGMSAVNPMLAASGNPDSYYIAVDGPKNSKGDSPKLFPGNMDGWMVTMISKSTENPERAIRFLSYLASEEGQRDIFLGKEGETWEMVDGKPQLKPEMVNLLETDIEKMEKEYGIMDTYWMMRNPVIINQWRPEKAPVIKQMEDFANKRADIDSGIYKGLDPQGDSDVSVAWSRISQNWEEVLPELITAKNEADFDKIFENFLDRRENYSFGKVMEYRQAELDVRKSKMAE; from the coding sequence ATGAAACGCAATCTCATTAAGCCAGGTTTGACCCTCGTTCTGGCTATAACTCTGACGCTAGGCATGGCCGCATGTAGCAACAATTCAGCCAACAACAAAGCAACACCACAACCAACGGACAGTACATCACCGCCGCCGAATGAAGCAACACTCAATCCCGATGAACCGGCATGGAAACTCGACACCAGCCCTGTGGATCTGACCTGGTTCGTTGGTGCTAACTGGTATGCCCACACCTGGGGAGAAAGCTTGACCTCCAAGTATGTAACAGAAAAAACAGGTGTTAACATCAAGCTAGAAGTACCCTCCGGCGAAGCGAACGAGCATATTACTTTGATGATGACCTCCGGCAAGCTGCCCGATTTGATCTCGATGGGTTCGTGGGAAACGGCTGTTAAAAAGCTATGGGAAGGCGATCATGTCTATGCCTTGAATGAATTGGCAGATAAGTATGATCCCTACTTCTTCAAGGTGGCTGGAGACGGCACACTGAAATGGTATCGCCAAGAAAATGGTAATACCTATGGTGTACCGAATGATTCATATAGCCCCAACCTGATGCATGAAACCGGCATGACGGCCGCCAACCAGACTTTTCTGGTTCGGAAGGATCTGTATGAGGAAATGGGCAGCCCGGACCTGAGCACACCAGAGGGTTTTCTGAATGCATTGCAATTGTTGAAGGATAAATATTCACAGTATAAAGGTCAGCCGATCAGCCCCTTCTTTGCACAAGGGAATGTCCCTTACGGGATGACCGAATATTTGCAGAACCTGCTGGCCGTTCCGCATGAGAAAGACGGTAAAGTATACGACCGCATTACCGATCCCGATTATATCGCCTGGCTGAAAACCTTCCGTACGGCTTACGAGCGCGGGCTGATTAATGTAGATTTCCTGGTGGATTCCGATACTCAGGTAGAGGAAAAAACGAACAACGCACGTTATTTCATGATGGTCCGGGAGTGGACTGGTATGTCGGCTGTCAATCCTATGCTGGCTGCAAGTGGAAACCCCGATTCTTATTACATCGCAGTCGATGGGCCAAAGAACAGCAAGGGCGACAGTCCTAAGCTATTCCCCGGCAACATGGACGGCTGGATGGTGACGATGATTAGCAAATCCACCGAAAATCCTGAACGGGCCATCCGCTTTTTGAGCTATCTGGCCAGCGAAGAAGGCCAACGTGATATATTCCTTGGCAAAGAAGGCGAAACATGGGAAATGGTGGACGGCAAGCCGCAGCTGAAGCCTGAAATGGTAAATTTGCTCGAAACTGATATTGAGAAAATGGAGAAAGAATATGGCATCATGGACACCTATTGGATGATGCGAAACCCTGTAATCATCAACCAGTGGAGACCAGAGAAAGCTCCTGTCATTAAGCAAATGGAAGACTTCGCTAATAAACGGGCTGATATTGATAGCGGTATCTACAAGGGCTTAGATCCACAGGGTGATTCTGATGTATCGGTAGCCTGGTCGCGTATTTCTCAAAATTGGGAGGAAGTTCTCCCTGAGCTGATTACGGCCAAGAATGAGGCTGACTTTGATAAAATCTTTGAAAACTTCCTTGACCGCCGCGAGAATTACAGCTTCGGCAAGGTGATGGAATACCGCCAGGCTGAACTGGATGTGCGAAAATCCAAAATGGCAGAGTAA
- a CDS encoding sensor histidine kinase has translation MKYLLTKMKRLYRNSRISKKLFLAFSMMIAVPAIVVSFLFIRMQESQLYKDAMATGSSHVSRLNEQLRSRMGVIENASSTALNQKAFVDFIHSNMRGDGLRLVKFRQNQFEQMHNIIQSHEMISELSFYVDNPNLFEIWPEIYHYDKFWPQDYWVTLREEGGAAFRLFAFKDGEHTLSYYRLVRLQGQQQKLPTIMEIRAQHSVFFSDLLEDSGGDFFSVVMDGSNPSRSVYNPDHLFSQNAGEDLDKILGSIHQQLDVLQQSSPSPIKVEVGNHTYYALYRYIAPLNAYVVDIASHQALMKGPRSWYLLVVAITLCVLLLMLLLVSHTTRRIFRRLDRVLASMRKVRQGQLDAKIETGLGANETGDEIDEVAVSYNNMLDEIKHLMTQVVDKQLVAKNAQLHSLHSQINSHFLYNALESIRMLAEVQRQPAIADALVSLGSQLRYSMQWRSDTVALSEELANIHSYIRFINFMEGGNIVLMADLPQEVLRYTIPKMCMQPIVENAVHHAAPSGGSVNIQITVSVENESLLLIKIRDDGAGVNPEMLYNLQAVLLGDMDSPIVTSKNGLGLENVHKRIQLHYGKSCGLWIDSMQGAYTCVTIRLPWENVNLGGW, from the coding sequence ATGAAGTATCTGCTGACTAAAATGAAGAGGCTTTACCGAAATTCACGCATTTCGAAAAAATTGTTTCTGGCCTTTAGCATGATGATTGCCGTTCCTGCGATTGTAGTATCTTTTTTATTTATTCGCATGCAGGAAAGCCAGCTATACAAGGACGCTATGGCCACCGGCAGCAGCCATGTCTCACGGCTTAACGAACAGCTGCGCAGCAGAATGGGCGTTATTGAGAACGCTTCCTCTACTGCGCTGAATCAAAAGGCATTTGTAGATTTTATTCACTCCAATATGCGCGGGGATGGCCTGCGTCTCGTAAAATTTAGACAAAATCAATTTGAGCAAATGCATAATATCATTCAGAGCCACGAGATGATCAGTGAGCTCAGTTTCTATGTCGATAATCCAAATCTATTTGAGATTTGGCCTGAAATCTACCATTATGACAAGTTTTGGCCGCAGGACTACTGGGTGACCCTTCGGGAGGAAGGTGGTGCGGCATTCCGCCTATTTGCTTTTAAGGATGGCGAGCATACGCTATCTTATTACCGACTGGTACGCCTACAAGGGCAGCAGCAGAAACTCCCTACCATTATGGAAATTCGCGCCCAGCATAGCGTCTTTTTCAGTGACCTGCTTGAGGATAGCGGGGGAGATTTCTTTTCTGTAGTGATGGACGGAAGCAACCCTTCCCGCTCTGTTTACAATCCTGATCATCTCTTTTCTCAAAATGCCGGGGAGGATTTGGATAAAATTCTGGGCAGCATTCATCAACAGCTGGATGTGCTTCAGCAAAGTAGCCCCAGCCCCATTAAGGTTGAGGTCGGCAACCATACTTACTACGCATTGTATCGGTACATCGCCCCCTTGAACGCCTATGTCGTAGATATTGCCTCTCATCAGGCACTGATGAAGGGTCCGCGGAGCTGGTATCTACTCGTTGTAGCGATCACACTATGTGTACTGCTCCTGATGCTGCTGCTCGTTTCACATACTACCCGGCGTATATTCAGACGGCTGGACAGGGTTCTGGCTTCTATGCGTAAGGTGCGGCAAGGACAATTGGATGCAAAAATCGAAACCGGTCTCGGTGCGAACGAAACCGGTGATGAAATTGATGAGGTGGCCGTCAGCTACAATAACATGTTAGACGAGATCAAGCATCTGATGACTCAGGTGGTAGATAAGCAACTGGTTGCCAAAAATGCTCAACTTCACTCGCTGCATTCGCAGATCAATTCGCATTTTTTATATAACGCACTGGAATCTATTCGTATGCTCGCGGAGGTTCAGCGACAGCCTGCGATCGCCGACGCGTTGGTGTCTCTAGGTTCCCAACTGCGTTACAGCATGCAGTGGCGCAGCGATACGGTTGCCCTTAGCGAAGAACTTGCCAACATACACAGCTATATCCGCTTCATAAATTTTATGGAAGGCGGCAACATTGTATTGATGGCTGATCTCCCCCAGGAGGTGCTGCGTTATACAATTCCTAAAATGTGCATGCAGCCCATCGTCGAAAATGCCGTTCATCACGCGGCGCCTTCAGGCGGCAGTGTAAATATCCAAATTACCGTATCAGTAGAGAATGAAAGCCTTCTGCTAATAAAAATACGAGATGATGGTGCAGGTGTTAACCCAGAGATGCTGTACAATTTGCAAGCTGTGCTACTAGGCGATATGGATTCGCCGATTGTCACCAGCAAGAACGGACTGGGCCTGGAGAACGTGCATAAACGCATACAACTTCATTATGGCAAGAGCTGCGGTCTTTGGATTGACAGTATGCAGGGTGCCTATACCTGTGTGACCATACGTTTGCCTTGGGAAAATGTGAATCTTGGAGGATGGTAG
- a CDS encoding response regulator transcription factor, with translation MINILIVDDQKHIRDGLQAMLPQFPLQLDNIYCAVNGIEALGILRQHNIQLVITDIRMPDMDGLTLMARSKAERIEVEYLIISGFSDFAYAQKAIELGAKGYLLKPVKREDLQTAVEHVAHEIKTRQALSRNMEHISRRAQETDRKELSMYMQGAVSDESWVLQTQQQNPKLWSNYRLCLLREELWINQPGANSSHSMESIAYRVYGRQGCICLQHRPYLILAVDASVDTGAFPSALKTGQIDAITAMTSPQQGLKALPLSYTQALELYRHSYLFPEKSCILPTHIVRLEQQWELPYEELYALFQLVGSKNSGAITQGISMIFHKDTLQRYHIHYTQQLCRSIVQMLEEYVRVIRPYMGEEALDIECLRNLFDYPGIRDYIQALQQQLLRLNQFYYEYKCSYRNSQDLNEAIRFIHESYHKPLDLAMVSNHVSLNYAYFSNLFKKNIGKGFAEYLRDVRLDKARRLLAETDHKIVEVATMVGYESYKSFTRAFRDVMDMQPTEYRQMIRRKHDREDNYQDTAL, from the coding sequence ATGATCAATATTCTGATAGTCGATGATCAAAAGCATATTCGCGATGGACTTCAGGCCATGCTGCCCCAATTTCCCCTGCAGCTGGACAACATTTACTGTGCCGTAAACGGCATCGAGGCTTTGGGAATATTACGTCAACACAACATTCAACTGGTGATTACTGATATCCGAATGCCTGATATGGATGGGCTAACACTGATGGCCCGGAGCAAAGCGGAACGCATCGAGGTGGAATACCTGATTATTAGCGGCTTCAGTGATTTTGCTTATGCTCAAAAAGCCATCGAACTCGGGGCAAAGGGCTACCTGCTTAAGCCCGTAAAACGTGAAGATTTACAAACCGCGGTAGAACATGTAGCGCATGAAATAAAAACCCGGCAGGCGCTCTCGCGCAATATGGAGCATATCTCCCGTCGTGCTCAAGAGACCGACCGCAAAGAACTGAGTATGTATATGCAGGGCGCGGTGAGCGATGAGTCGTGGGTCCTCCAGACCCAGCAGCAGAATCCAAAGTTATGGAGTAATTACCGCCTATGCCTGCTGCGGGAGGAACTATGGATTAACCAACCGGGGGCTAATAGTAGCCACAGCATGGAATCTATTGCCTATCGTGTATATGGCAGACAAGGTTGCATATGCCTGCAACACCGCCCGTATCTGATCCTCGCGGTGGATGCGTCCGTAGATACGGGCGCCTTTCCGTCCGCTCTTAAGACAGGACAGATTGATGCCATCACTGCCATGACCAGCCCGCAGCAAGGGTTGAAGGCACTGCCCCTCAGCTATACACAAGCGCTTGAGCTCTACCGCCACAGTTACCTTTTTCCTGAAAAGAGCTGCATTCTACCTACGCATATTGTAAGGCTGGAACAGCAGTGGGAGCTTCCCTATGAGGAGCTGTATGCCCTGTTCCAATTAGTCGGTAGCAAGAATAGCGGTGCAATTACCCAAGGTATTTCTATGATATTTCACAAAGATACGCTGCAACGCTATCACATCCACTACACTCAGCAGCTATGCCGTTCCATCGTGCAAATGCTGGAGGAATACGTACGTGTCATCCGCCCATACATGGGAGAAGAAGCGCTGGACATCGAATGTTTGCGTAATCTATTCGACTATCCGGGCATTCGCGATTATATTCAGGCGTTGCAACAACAACTGCTTCGGCTGAACCAATTCTATTACGAATATAAGTGCAGCTACCGAAACTCGCAGGATTTAAATGAAGCCATTCGTTTTATACACGAAAGTTATCATAAACCACTGGACCTCGCGATGGTATCCAACCACGTGTCGCTTAATTATGCCTATTTTTCTAATCTGTTCAAGAAGAATATCGGCAAAGGCTTTGCAGAATACCTGCGCGACGTGCGCCTGGATAAAGCTCGACGGCTGCTGGCTGAGACCGATCATAAAATCGTAGAGGTAGCCACCATGGTAGGGTATGAAAGCTATAAAAGCTTTACACGTGCCTTCCGGGATGTCATGGACATGCAACCCACAGAGTACCGCCAAATGATTCGCCGGAAGCATGACAGAGAAGACAATTACCAGGACACAGCGCTATAA